GAGACGTTTGAACAGTCATTGCAAATCCCCCCTGCATCCTAAATAGGATGCCCCTCATTTATAGACACCACAAGACAAAAATAGGGCAAAACTAAATTTTTTTAGAATAAATTATGATTTGAGAAGCTTTGCGACACGACGCGCGTTATCTGATGGCGTATCTACCGACTGCTTATTTTGATCCTGAATGGCTAGATAGACTTCTTCTCTATGAATTTTCGTATCCTTAGGCGCCTGGATGCCTAAACGGACTTGTTTACCTTTGATCTGAACGACAGTGATCTTGATATTATCATCAATCGCGATACTTTCACCTAATTTACGAGTGAGAACCAGCATGGCTTACTCCCTAACATCCTGTTAAATATATACTCATCTGCCTCAT
The Bdellovibrionota bacterium DNA segment above includes these coding regions:
- the csrA gene encoding carbon storage regulator CsrA, whose translation is MLVLTRKLGESIAIDDNIKITVVQIKGKQVRLGIQAPKDTKIHREEVYLAIQDQNKQSVDTPSDNARRVAKLLKS